CCGGATTACAGGGCCATATCGAGATCATGCCGATGGCACGCGCACTGCACGAAATGCAGGCACGAGACAACACCCTGTTACTGTCTTGGTTAAAAACACCTGAGCGCGCACAAAATTACCGCTTTCTGGGCGTAATGTGCCATGCCCAGGCCTACTTAATTGGCCTTAAAGAGCGCACCTTTTCACTCCAGGATTTAAATAGCGCAAGAGCACACCGTGTTAGCACCATTCGCGGCTATTACAGCGAGCGATTTTTACGTGCGGCAGGATTTTCGGAAGATCATGAGCTGGTGCTGGTGTCACATTACCAAACATTATGGCAAATGTTGTTCAAAGGTCGCACTGACTTGGTGTTGACCAATGCCCAGACAATCACCAAAGAACTCAATGCGCTGGGGCTATCTGCTGAGCAGGTTGAGCGCAAGATGGTGGTACCAGACTTTCCATCAGAGCTGCATCTGGCTGCCAGCTTAAGTTTTGAGCCACAACAGGCGGATCTGTTAATGCATGCCCTGGCTCAGCTCAAAGCGACGGGGAAATATCAACGGATCCTGACAAAGTGGCAGCTTAATTAGTCGTTTTTGACCTAAAAACCAGACATTTCAAATTGCTGTCTTCGTCAATATCAGGAAATTCTGGCGGGTTTGGTAACCGGGTATCGAATTGCATTTGTGGCGCTTCTCTGGCCATTTCATCAACTAAGAATTGGGCACTCACTTGCGGTGAGTTGACACATGCCAGCACGACTCCCTGCGCGGTTAACAAATCCCCCAGACGCCTTAAGATCCGCTGATAATCTTTGGTCAGGGCAAAGCTCCCCTTCTGAAAACTGGGTGGATCAATAATGATCAAATCATATAGTCCAAGTTTTTTCACTTTCCCCCAGGATTTAAACAACTCATGACCCAAAAAAGTAACTTTACTTAAATCATGCTCATTCAGTTGGTGATTGACTTTACCCTGTTTCAGAGCCGCTTTTGACATATCGAGATTGACGACATGATCAGCGCCACCTGCCAACGCCGCAACTGAAAAGCCACAGGTATAAGAAAACAAATTGAGGATACGTTTATCCTTTGCCTGGCTTTTTACCCATTGCCGACCCAGCCGCATATCCAAAAACAGCCCCATATTTTGTTTGGCGCCCAAAGACAAACCAAACTTCAAACCTTGTTCACTGACAACAGGCATGGCTGACAAGGTACCATGCACAACATCTATGGGTGAACCATCGGCATACCTGTATTGCAGCAAGACCGAGGATACTTGCTCAGCCCACCCTTGAGATTCAATCAGTATCAGTAACTCAGATTTAAGCGATTCAACCCACTGCGGTTCATGTTCTTTGAATAGAGAAACAAGCAGCTGCCCCTGTAACCAGTCGACCGTAACGTGTTCAAGCCCAGGGAAACTGCGGCCCCGACCGTGAAAGAGGCGGTAAATTTCATTCGTGAGTGTCTGCTGCGAAAGGTGTTGTAATAAGGTGGAAAGCGGTGCGTCGGTCATTTAATTAAAGTAGTTTTCAATATTGACCCTTATTTTACTTAGGTTTGTTAGTTTGATGCAAATAACATAAAAAAAGCCCGGCTAAATGAGCCGGGCTTGAGTGTTATTGCGCTTATCCAGACATTACTGTTTTACACAGTAAAGGCGCGCTTGTTGATCACAACTAAGGTTACTGTTGTACACCCACCTAGAATATGTTCCTCCGACAATGCCCGTCATAGCTCCAGCATATGAATATAGGTCATAAGGAGAGTCACTAGTCCAGCTATTACATGCATTCCAATTTAATGAACTTCCGCGATCACTCATATTTGTCCATACACGAGACCCTGATACATCATTGCCGTTTTCATCATATACAATTCCGGCTTGTAATGGTATTCCGTGCGTTTGCCACAAAGCTGAACCGGTATTAGCAACAACATCCCCGTTAATGTTATAGACAGTTGCAAAGCGGTCTACTACGTAATACGCAGAGTTCAGCAGGGCTTTATACGTGCCTGACGGAACCTTAGAGTTGGCACTATTGGCCAATGTATTACAGATATTGTTTGCACCGCTGATCCCACCAAGGTTACCTGTTTGTTCAGTACTTGTTACAAAGATAACATTTTTAACGCTTGATTCAGCACCTTTGATTAACAAGGTCCAGCGCTCTTTGTCCAATAGCGGCGATTTTTCTGAGCTTGTAGCGGTAATCTCCTGAGTTGCGACATAGAGACTATTGCTAAGCGCTACACGTGCTACTTCTCCAGTTTGATAGGCGTGTTCAGAAGACCAGGCAAGCTTAGCTGGCGTGAACTTAAGGGTAGAAGCCAGGGCTGTTAGCATATCAGCTTGATTTGCTTTTGCTGACAGCGCAGTATCGACATCACTTTGGTTCGCCTTCGCAGCTAGCGCAGTATCAACATCGCTCTGGTTCGCCTTCGTTGCTAGCGCAGTATTAACGTCGCTCCGGTTCGCCTTCGCTGCAAGTGCAGTGTTTACATCACTCTGGTTCGCCTTCGCTGCAAGCGCAGTATCAACATCGCTCTGGTTCGCCTTCGTTGCTAGCGCAGTATTAACGTCGCTCCGGTTCGCCTTCGCTGCAAGTGCAGTGTTTACATCACTCTGATTCGCCTTCGCTGCAAGCGCAGTTTCGACATCACTTTGATTGGCTTTGGTTGCCAGCGCAGTGTCTACATCGCTCTGATTTGCTTTGCTTGCAAGTGCTGTATCAACATCGCTCTGGTTTGCCTTCGCGGCTAGCGCAGCATTAACGTCGCTTTGGTTTGCTTTGGTTGCAAGTGCTGTATCAACATCGCTCTGGTTGGCCTTCGCTGCCAGCGCAGTATCCACATCACTTTGGTTTGCCTTGGTTGCCAGCGCAGTATCCACATCACTCTGGTTTGCCTTCGCAGCCAGCGCAGTATTAACGTCGCTCTGGTTTGCTTTGGTTGCCAGCGCAGTATTAACGTCGCTCTGGTTTGCTTTGGTTGCCAGCGCAGTATTAACGTCGCTCTGGTTTGCTTTGGTTGCCAGCGCAGTATTAACGTCGCTTTGGTTTGCTTTGGTTGCCAGCGCAGTATTAACGTCGCTTTGGTTTGCTTTGGTTGCCAGCGCAGTATTAACGTCGCTTTGGTTTGCTTTGGTTGCCAGCGCAGTATTAACGTCGCTTTGGTTTGCTTTGGTTGCCAGCGCAGTATTAACGTCGCTTTGGTTTGCTTTGGTTGCCAGCGCAGTGTCTATATCGCTCTGGTTCGCCTTGGTTGACAACGCCTGATTAAACTGCGTTTCTGTGACATAGTTGGTCAACACTCGAGTCACATCCGAGCTTAGCGCAAATGACGTAAAGTCTGGTAGCTCTGTACGCTTAACCAGCTGTTCAACGTCGTAATCAACCCCCTTAGCTAGAATAGACCAAGGCTGTTGAATATTGTTTTGTGAATCCAGTGGCGGCACACCAACAACTTCCTGAGTCGCTATAAACGCACTACCCATATAGCTAATTACATCTCCTGCCTGATACTCTGTGGTCAATAGATAACCAGAGGCAATAAAGTTTATGCCTGCTGAAC
The DNA window shown above is from Pseudoalteromonas viridis and carries:
- a CDS encoding substrate-binding periplasmic protein, whose amino-acid sequence is MRFALLFTLFVALIPFTGHTTVIRFVAEDLPPYHYLDKQGKPTGALVEIAEHLLTETGLQGHIEIMPMARALHEMQARDNTLLLSWLKTPERAQNYRFLGVMCHAQAYLIGLKERTFSLQDLNSARAHRVSTIRGYYSERFLRAAGFSEDHELVLVSHYQTLWQMLFKGRTDLVLTNAQTITKELNALGLSAEQVERKMVVPDFPSELHLAASLSFEPQQADLLMHALAQLKATGKYQRILTKWQLN
- a CDS encoding class I SAM-dependent methyltransferase; protein product: MTDAPLSTLLQHLSQQTLTNEIYRLFHGRGRSFPGLEHVTVDWLQGQLLVSLFKEHEPQWVESLKSELLILIESQGWAEQVSSVLLQYRYADGSPIDVVHGTLSAMPVVSEQGLKFGLSLGAKQNMGLFLDMRLGRQWVKSQAKDKRILNLFSYTCGFSVAALAGGADHVVNLDMSKAALKQGKVNHQLNEHDLSKVTFLGHELFKSWGKVKKLGLYDLIIIDPPSFQKGSFALTKDYQRILRRLGDLLTAQGVVLACVNSPQVSAQFLVDEMAREAPQMQFDTRLPNPPEFPDIDEDSNLKCLVFRSKTTN